In Bacillus sp. SB49, a single window of DNA contains:
- a CDS encoding YpdA family putative bacillithiol disulfide reductase: MSAAIELKKHGIDPLIIEKGNVVNSIYHYPTHQTFFSSSEKLEIGNIPFISERQKPVRNEALAYYRAVADREDLRVNTFEKVLTVEQSGTGFVVNAETNTGENNVYQTNNIIVATGYYDQPNFMGVKGEELPKVMHYFKEGHPYFKKKVVVIGGKNSAADAALELEKCGAEVTVLYRGEEYSKSIKPWILPQFEALVRKGIVDMEFCADVKEITEDQVVYECRGEEKRIANDFVFAMTGYRPDHGFLQRMGVEMDEETGRPAFQEDTMETNVSGIYIAGVIAAGYNNNEIFIENGRHHGGRIASSIINKK; the protein is encoded by the coding sequence ATGAGCGCAGCCATCGAATTAAAAAAACATGGAATCGATCCACTAATTATTGAAAAAGGAAATGTCGTTAATTCCATTTATCATTATCCGACGCATCAGACGTTTTTCAGCTCCAGCGAGAAACTGGAGATAGGAAATATTCCGTTCATCAGCGAAAGGCAGAAACCTGTACGTAACGAAGCGCTTGCTTATTACCGCGCCGTTGCAGACAGAGAGGATCTGCGCGTAAACACCTTCGAAAAAGTGTTGACGGTTGAACAGTCAGGCACGGGCTTCGTTGTAAACGCGGAAACAAACACAGGGGAAAACAACGTCTACCAAACGAATAACATCATCGTTGCTACCGGATATTATGATCAGCCGAATTTCATGGGTGTCAAAGGGGAAGAGCTACCTAAAGTCATGCATTATTTCAAGGAAGGACATCCTTATTTCAAGAAAAAGGTCGTTGTCATCGGTGGAAAGAACTCAGCTGCAGATGCAGCGCTTGAACTGGAGAAATGCGGTGCGGAGGTAACAGTCCTTTATAGAGGAGAAGAATATTCAAAAAGTATTAAACCTTGGATTTTACCACAATTTGAAGCCCTTGTAAGGAAAGGGATCGTCGATATGGAATTCTGTGCCGACGTAAAAGAAATCACGGAGGATCAAGTCGTCTATGAGTGCCGCGGGGAAGAGAAACGCATAGCCAACGATTTCGTCTTTGCTATGACCGGGTACCGTCCTGATCACGGATTCCTTCAAAGAATGGGCGTGGAGATGGATGAAGAAACAGGGCGTCCGGCCTTCCAAGAAGACACAATGGAGACAAATGTGTCTGGAATATACATTGCAGGTGTTATTGCTGCCGGTTATAACAACAACGAGATTTTTATTGAGAACGGTCGCCACCATGGCGGTCGCATCGCTTCATCCATCATTAATAAGAAATAA
- a CDS encoding D-alanine--D-alanine ligase, whose translation MKIAVLYGGTSGEREVSLSTGKGIINALKNKGHEVVSVDFSPDRINEVLDLDVDLVFIGLHGRFGEDGKIQGVLDMMELPYVGSGVLASALAMDKAKSKQLFSLNGLHTAKSVAYDVRDSTLFHKIEEEIKKEFQLPFVIKPNQEGSTLGLTIVKEEKQIKGAIETAAKSDTDILVEDFISGREVTVPVIGKKGKEQALPVIEIIPKNDYYDFDSKYKPGGSEHIVPAKVEDALTEKLQQHAVLAHQLLGCDVYSRVDFIINERNEPVILEVNTLPGMTPTSLFPDSAQAVGWSYDDLIQKFVDLSGATEKKKV comes from the coding sequence ATGAAGATAGCGGTTTTATATGGTGGAACTTCCGGAGAACGGGAAGTGTCCTTATCGACAGGTAAAGGAATCATTAACGCCCTGAAGAACAAAGGGCACGAAGTGGTTTCCGTGGATTTTTCTCCTGATAGAATAAACGAGGTCCTTGATCTGGATGTAGATCTTGTGTTCATAGGGCTTCACGGACGTTTCGGAGAGGATGGGAAAATTCAGGGCGTGCTCGACATGATGGAACTTCCTTATGTAGGTTCAGGAGTCCTAGCCTCCGCTCTTGCCATGGATAAAGCAAAATCAAAGCAGTTGTTTTCGTTGAACGGACTTCACACAGCGAAGAGTGTGGCGTATGACGTGAGGGATTCAACCCTTTTTCATAAGATTGAAGAGGAGATTAAGAAGGAATTCCAACTTCCTTTCGTCATTAAGCCGAATCAGGAAGGTTCTACCCTTGGGTTGACGATTGTAAAAGAAGAAAAACAGATAAAAGGCGCTATTGAAACGGCTGCAAAGTCAGATACTGATATATTGGTGGAAGATTTCATCAGTGGAAGGGAAGTTACGGTTCCGGTTATCGGAAAGAAAGGGAAGGAACAGGCGCTCCCTGTCATTGAGATTATACCTAAGAATGATTATTATGATTTTGATTCAAAATATAAGCCAGGTGGAAGTGAGCATATTGTTCCTGCCAAAGTGGAAGATGCTTTGACAGAAAAGCTTCAGCAGCATGCGGTTCTTGCACATCAGCTGTTGGGGTGCGATGTCTACTCCCGGGTCGATTTCATTATTAATGAAAGGAATGAGCCGGTAATACTCGAAGTTAATACACTTCCTGGAATGACACCGACGAGCCTTTTCCCTGATTCTGCCCAGGCGGTGGGCTGGAGTTATGATGATTTGATTCAGAAGTTCGTAGACCTTTCCGGAGCCACGGAGAAGAAAAAGGTGTAA
- a CDS encoding genetic competence negative regulator, whose translation MRVERMTNEKFKIFLTFDDLMDRGLSREELWNDLPRVHRIFSDMMYDAGIELGLELTGVLLVQVYLLQAQGMLVVVTRTESLDLEEDEDYFEMKVTLDESKEMMFSFDDFEDVIQAGIQLYQLGVTGGSVYYYNENYYMLLQDEDILHLDQDQVIALLSEFASASAATSHRLMEYGKLVMDGQACETLFIHFS comes from the coding sequence GTGCGAGTGGAAAGAATGACGAATGAGAAGTTTAAGATATTTTTGACGTTTGATGATTTAATGGATAGAGGTTTGTCACGTGAAGAGCTGTGGAACGACCTCCCGAGGGTACACAGAATATTTAGTGACATGATGTATGATGCGGGGATCGAGCTCGGTTTGGAACTTACCGGAGTGCTGCTTGTTCAGGTGTACCTATTACAGGCGCAGGGAATGCTTGTGGTCGTGACCAGAACAGAATCCCTGGACTTGGAAGAGGACGAAGATTACTTTGAAATGAAAGTTACATTGGACGAAAGTAAAGAAATGATGTTTTCTTTCGATGATTTCGAGGATGTGATCCAGGCCGGTATACAACTCTATCAGCTGGGCGTGACAGGCGGTAGCGTTTATTATTATAATGAAAATTACTATATGCTGCTTCAGGATGAAGATATTTTACATCTGGATCAGGACCAGGTAATTGCACTGTTGTCAGAGTTTGCGTCTGCTTCTGCAGCTACTTCCCATCGGCTGATGGAATACGGGAAGCTGGTTATGGACGGTCAGGCGTGTGAAACATTATTCATACATTTTTCCTGA
- a CDS encoding Glu/Leu/Phe/Val family dehydrogenase codes for MVADKPADSANETNDKLDVLKSTQKVVKKALDKLGYPNEVYELMKEPVRMMTVRIPVRMDNDQIKIFTGYRAQHNDAVGPTKGGVRFHPNVTEKEVKALSIWMSLKAGIVDLPYGGGKGGIICDPREMSFRELEGVSRGYVRAISQIVGPTKDIPAPDVFTNSQIMAWMMDEYSRIDEFNNPGFITGKPLVLGGSHGRETATAKGVTICIEEAAKKKGISVEGARVVVQGFGNAGSFLAKFMHDRGAKVIGISDAYGGLHDPDGLDIDYLLDRRDSFGTVTNLFKNTITNEQLLELDCDILVPAAIENQITEDNAHNVKASIVVEAANGPTTLDATRILSERGILLVPDVLASSGGVTVSYFEWVQNNQGYYWTEEEVEEKLHKVIVKAFDNVYGTAETRRVDMRLAAYMVGVRKMAEASRFRGWI; via the coding sequence ATGGTAGCCGATAAGCCAGCAGATTCTGCAAATGAAACTAATGATAAACTAGACGTGTTGAAGTCCACACAAAAGGTGGTCAAGAAAGCACTTGATAAATTAGGATATCCAAATGAAGTTTACGAATTGATGAAAGAACCTGTACGAATGATGACGGTCCGTATCCCCGTTCGTATGGATAATGATCAGATCAAAATTTTCACAGGCTATCGAGCGCAGCACAATGATGCTGTCGGACCAACGAAAGGCGGAGTCCGTTTTCACCCGAATGTCACCGAAAAAGAAGTGAAAGCCTTATCTATATGGATGAGTCTTAAGGCAGGCATCGTCGACTTGCCATATGGTGGAGGTAAAGGCGGCATCATCTGCGATCCACGTGAAATGTCCTTCCGGGAGCTCGAGGGAGTCAGTCGCGGTTATGTACGTGCCATCAGTCAAATTGTAGGTCCGACAAAAGATATTCCTGCACCGGATGTATTTACTAACTCTCAAATCATGGCATGGATGATGGATGAATACAGTCGTATTGACGAATTCAATAATCCAGGGTTCATCACAGGAAAGCCGTTGGTGCTAGGCGGCTCACACGGCAGAGAAACCGCAACGGCCAAGGGAGTAACCATCTGTATAGAAGAGGCAGCCAAGAAAAAGGGTATCAGTGTAGAAGGCGCACGCGTAGTCGTTCAGGGCTTTGGTAATGCGGGAAGTTTCCTTGCCAAATTCATGCACGATCGTGGCGCAAAAGTGATTGGTATTTCTGATGCTTATGGCGGATTGCACGATCCGGATGGGCTGGATATTGATTATCTGCTTGACCGCCGGGACAGCTTCGGTACGGTAACGAACCTGTTTAAGAATACCATTACCAATGAACAGCTCCTGGAGCTTGACTGCGACATTCTGGTTCCTGCAGCGATTGAGAATCAGATTACAGAAGATAATGCACATAATGTTAAGGCTTCTATCGTAGTAGAAGCTGCCAATGGCCCTACGACGCTCGATGCTACGAGAATTTTATCTGAACGCGGCATCCTTCTCGTTCCCGATGTCCTTGCATCCTCAGGTGGTGTAACCGTATCCTACTTTGAATGGGTACAGAATAACCAGGGGTATTATTGGACGGAAGAGGAAGTGGAAGAGAAACTCCATAAGGTTATCGTGAAGGCCTTTGACAATGTTTACGGTACAGCCGAGACGAGACGTGTGGATATGAGACTGGCTGCTTATATGGTCGGCGTGCGTAAAATGGCCGAAGCATCAAGGTTCAGAGGATGGATATAG